A genomic region of Kribbella sp. NBC_00382 contains the following coding sequences:
- a CDS encoding class I SAM-dependent methyltransferase, with amino-acid sequence MSQWSQGEIYESYVGRWSRLVAKEFVEWLDQPEGLRWLDVGCGTGALTTAVLAQAEPSAVVGVDPSEGFVGFARSAVKDERARFEVLPAGELSSEAIGGAVDVVVAGLVLNFIPDRVDALRRMRELGRTVAVYVWDYADGMQLMRYFWEAAGDLVPADRERDEGRAFPFCNPAGLEGLLTEAGFSDIETRAIVVPTVFESFNAYWTPFLGGQGPGPAYLRSLHPDTQTAIRHLVESRLPTNPDGSIELTARAWSARGTSPVAAQ; translated from the coding sequence ATGAGCCAGTGGTCGCAGGGCGAGATTTACGAGTCGTACGTCGGGCGGTGGAGCCGGCTGGTGGCCAAGGAGTTCGTGGAGTGGCTGGACCAGCCGGAGGGACTGCGCTGGCTCGACGTGGGCTGCGGGACCGGGGCGTTGACGACGGCGGTCCTTGCCCAGGCAGAGCCGAGTGCAGTGGTCGGGGTGGATCCGTCGGAGGGCTTCGTCGGGTTTGCCCGGAGTGCTGTGAAGGATGAGCGAGCGCGCTTCGAGGTGTTGCCGGCGGGGGAGCTGAGCAGCGAGGCGATCGGTGGGGCGGTCGACGTGGTGGTGGCCGGGCTGGTGCTCAACTTCATCCCGGACCGGGTGGATGCGTTGCGCCGGATGCGGGAGCTCGGCCGGACGGTCGCTGTCTACGTGTGGGACTACGCCGATGGCATGCAGTTGATGCGGTACTTCTGGGAGGCGGCGGGCGACCTCGTACCGGCGGATCGGGAGCGGGACGAAGGGCGGGCCTTCCCGTTCTGCAATCCTGCCGGGCTCGAAGGGCTGCTCACCGAGGCCGGCTTCAGCGACATCGAGACCCGCGCGATCGTCGTACCGACCGTGTTCGAGTCCTTCAATGCTTACTGGACGCCGTTCCTCGGTGGTCAAGGGCCCGGACCTGCTTATCTCCGCAGCCTTCATCCCGACACTCAGACAGCGATCCGGCATCTGGTGGAGTCGCGGCTGCCGACCAACCCGGACGGCTCCATCGAGCTCACGGCACGCGCTTGGTCAGCCCGCGGTACGTCGCCAGTTGCTGCGCAATAA